The Actinomadura sp. WMMB 499 genome includes a window with the following:
- a CDS encoding mechanosensitive ion channel family protein: MSDSWERPIAAAIVLGVAVIVAVGLRLLTSRLGKRAGDTRWAWDDLAAKLVHDLALPLTLLAGTWFALKVWDAAPRGTLDVIARLLTAGAIFFVSLAAARLIAGSLSSYATARQGVATNVTIFANIAKVLVIGIGMLIMLQSLGVSIGPLLGALGVGGLAVALALQDTLANLFAGVHILAAKTIEPGHYIRLDTGQEGYVVDINWRNTTIRTLSDNIEVIPNQRFSDTILTNYSRPGDEMSILVYAKLPYEIDLDVAESMLEEVGHEVMKEVQGGVEGSGVFVRFDDFNESSVGFHVILRSTEFEDQFRIKHEYLKRLHRVMRDRGYAAPYWHHRVSLQDASGANGNGNGKGEIPARPA, from the coding sequence TGCTGACCTCCCGGCTGGGCAAGCGGGCCGGGGACACGCGCTGGGCCTGGGACGATCTGGCCGCCAAGCTCGTGCACGACCTGGCGCTCCCGCTGACCCTCCTCGCCGGCACCTGGTTCGCCCTGAAGGTGTGGGACGCCGCGCCGCGCGGCACCCTCGACGTGATCGCCCGGCTGCTGACCGCCGGCGCGATCTTCTTCGTCTCGCTGGCGGCCGCCCGGCTGATCGCCGGGAGCCTCTCCTCGTACGCGACGGCCCGGCAGGGCGTCGCGACGAACGTGACGATCTTCGCGAACATCGCCAAGGTGCTGGTGATCGGCATCGGCATGCTGATCATGCTGCAGAGCCTCGGCGTCTCCATCGGACCGCTGCTCGGCGCCCTCGGCGTCGGCGGTCTCGCCGTCGCCCTCGCCCTGCAGGACACCCTCGCGAACCTGTTCGCCGGCGTGCACATCCTGGCCGCCAAGACGATCGAACCGGGCCACTACATCCGGCTGGACACCGGCCAGGAGGGCTACGTCGTCGACATCAACTGGCGGAACACCACGATCCGGACCCTGTCCGACAACATCGAGGTGATCCCGAACCAGCGCTTCTCCGACACGATCCTCACCAACTACAGCCGTCCCGGCGACGAGATGTCGATCCTCGTCTACGCGAAGCTCCCGTACGAGATCGACCTGGACGTCGCCGAGAGCATGCTCGAGGAGGTCGGGCACGAGGTCATGAAGGAGGTGCAGGGCGGCGTCGAGGGCTCGGGCGTCTTCGTGCGCTTCGACGACTTCAACGAGTCGTCCGTCGGCTTCCACGTCATCCTGCGGTCCACCGAGTTCGAGGACCAGTTCCGGATCAAGCACGAGTACCTCAAGCGCCTGCACCGGGTGATGCGCGACCGGGGCTACGCCGCGCCGTACTGGCACCACCGCGTCAGCCTGCAGGACGCCTCCGGCGCGAACGGGAACGGGAACGGGAAGGGCGAGATCCCCGCCCGCCCCGCCTGA
- a CDS encoding ankyrin repeat domain-containing protein, with product MDEADPELEEFSTRLFDAARSGDTDRLVAYVDAGVPVDLCNDKGDTLLMLAAYHGHAGAVRALTARGADPERPNDRGQRPLAGAVFKKEADVVRALLDAGADPRSGTPSAIETARMFQHDEFLAWFEEAAPPSGS from the coding sequence ATGGACGAGGCCGATCCGGAGCTGGAGGAGTTCTCGACCCGGCTGTTCGACGCGGCGCGGTCGGGCGACACCGACCGGCTCGTCGCGTACGTGGACGCGGGAGTGCCGGTCGACCTGTGCAACGACAAGGGCGACACGCTGCTGATGCTGGCCGCCTACCACGGGCACGCCGGGGCGGTGCGGGCGCTGACCGCCCGCGGCGCGGACCCCGAGCGGCCGAACGACCGCGGGCAGCGGCCCCTCGCCGGGGCGGTGTTCAAGAAGGAGGCGGACGTGGTGCGGGCGCTCCTGGACGCGGGCGCCGATCCCCGGAGCGGGACGCCGTCCGCGATCGAGACCGCGCGGATGTTCCAGCACGACGAGTTCCTCGCGTGGTTCGAGGAGGCCGCGCCCCCGTCCGGTTCCTGA
- a CDS encoding lipase: MRSRLSGRPLVAAALLPLALPLLLTGCGGTGAAALAGAGAHAGAPAGFTLPPPTGPRAAGTTELHLVDAGRPDPWVPGRDRELMISVWYPVQRTGHDPGRGAGHRAAPYVRPGVARAFTEVDALGVFEAGTVDWAGARTHAAESAPADSRRGERPVVLYSPGFGVPRALGTTIAEELVSRGYVVVTMDHTGETPVEFPGGRVEPARLPEQTPDRIKVALDARVKDTRLVLDALAELDRGGNPDAERRRLPRGLGRTLDLSRVGMVGHSAGGTQAAETMRVDRRIDAGIDMDGTMRYSEGDLVPVAAEGLARPFMLMGSAPDGEPQTHLTNPSWGAFWRNSTGWKRDLNVPTARHYSYTDVQAFLPELDERIDIPDEGRTGLIGTVDPERMTASVRAYVTAFFDRSLRDRNRPILDRPSKRFPHVRFIR; the protein is encoded by the coding sequence ATGCGAAGTCGCCTTTCCGGCCGTCCGCTCGTCGCGGCGGCCCTGCTCCCCCTCGCGCTCCCCCTCCTGCTGACCGGCTGCGGCGGCACCGGCGCGGCCGCCCTGGCCGGGGCCGGCGCGCACGCCGGCGCGCCCGCCGGGTTCACGCTGCCGCCGCCCACCGGCCCGCGGGCCGCCGGGACCACCGAGCTGCACCTGGTGGACGCAGGCCGGCCCGACCCGTGGGTGCCCGGCCGCGACCGCGAACTCATGATCAGCGTCTGGTACCCGGTGCAGCGGACCGGCCACGACCCCGGCCGCGGCGCCGGTCATCGGGCCGCGCCGTACGTGCGGCCCGGAGTCGCGCGGGCGTTCACCGAGGTCGACGCCCTCGGCGTGTTCGAGGCCGGGACGGTCGACTGGGCGGGCGCCCGCACCCACGCGGCCGAGTCGGCGCCCGCCGACTCGCGGCGCGGCGAACGGCCCGTGGTCCTCTACTCCCCCGGTTTCGGGGTGCCGCGGGCGCTCGGCACGACGATCGCGGAGGAACTCGTCAGCCGCGGGTACGTCGTGGTGACGATGGACCACACCGGCGAGACACCGGTGGAGTTCCCCGGCGGGCGGGTCGAGCCGGCCCGGCTGCCCGAGCAGACCCCGGACCGGATCAAGGTCGCGCTGGACGCGCGGGTGAAGGACACCCGGCTCGTCCTGGACGCCCTGGCGGAACTGGACCGGGGCGGCAACCCGGACGCCGAGCGCCGCCGCCTGCCGCGCGGCCTCGGGCGGACGCTGGACCTGTCGCGGGTGGGCATGGTCGGGCACTCGGCCGGCGGCACCCAGGCGGCCGAGACCATGCGCGTCGACCGGCGGATCGACGCCGGGATCGACATGGACGGCACCATGCGGTACAGCGAGGGCGACCTCGTGCCCGTCGCGGCCGAGGGGCTCGCCCGGCCGTTCATGCTGATGGGGTCGGCGCCGGACGGGGAGCCGCAGACGCACCTGACGAACCCGTCGTGGGGCGCGTTCTGGCGGAACTCCACCGGCTGGAAGCGCGACCTGAACGTCCCCACCGCCAGGCACTACTCCTACACCGACGTGCAGGCGTTCCTGCCGGAGCTGGACGAGCGGATCGACATCCCGGACGAGGGACGGACGGGCCTGATCGGCACGGTCGATCCGGAGCGGATGACGGCGTCCGTGCGGGCCTACGTGACCGCGTTCTTCGACCGCTCGCTCCGGGACCGGAACCGCCCGATCCTGGACCGGCCGTCGAAGCGGTTCCCGCACGTCCGGTTCATCCGGTGA
- a CDS encoding 3'-5' exonuclease, translated as MDELIGRFLNVVDVEATCWDGPVPPGQANEIIEIGLCVVDLHAGERVAKHRVLVRPERSAVSGFCTELTGLTQDEVDGGVPFREACALLEREHRSHTRTWASWGDYDRKQFERQCGGGGVRYPFGRRHVNAKAVYAASHGLRRTGMAGALRHAGLPLEGRHHSGADDAWNIAALVLDTVRRGAWPAREDV; from the coding sequence ATGGACGAGCTGATCGGTCGTTTCCTCAATGTCGTGGACGTCGAGGCGACCTGCTGGGACGGGCCCGTCCCGCCGGGGCAGGCGAACGAGATCATCGAGATCGGGCTGTGCGTCGTCGACCTGCACGCGGGCGAGCGCGTCGCGAAGCACCGCGTCCTGGTGCGTCCGGAACGGTCGGCGGTCAGCGGGTTCTGCACCGAGCTCACCGGGCTCACCCAGGACGAGGTGGACGGCGGCGTACCGTTCCGGGAGGCGTGCGCGCTGCTCGAACGGGAGCACCGGTCGCACACGCGGACGTGGGCGAGCTGGGGCGACTACGACCGCAAGCAGTTCGAGCGGCAGTGCGGCGGGGGCGGCGTCCGGTACCCGTTCGGGCGGCGGCACGTCAACGCCAAGGCCGTGTACGCGGCATCGCACGGCCTGCGCCGGACGGGCATGGCGGGCGCGCTGCGGCACGCCGGGCTGCCGCTCGAGGGGCGCCACCACAGCGGCGCCGACGACGCCTGGAACATCGCCGCGCTCGTCCTCGACACCGTGCGGCGCGGCGCCTGGCCGGCCAGGGAGGATGTTTGA